GGTAGAATTGACTTGATGTTACTTCCTGTAGGGAAACATGGTAAAAGACCTTTGACCTCttttaataccgtattttccgggctatatTTGAGGATAAATaactatttttacatattttagccTTACGGGACTATAAGGCGCAGACATACACCGGTACAAAAGATTTTATAAATGTTTCTTTACATGTCGCCCGTGACATTTGTGGTGGTCACACGCTCCATTTGTGGTGGTCACACGCTCCATTTGTGGTGGTCACACGCTCCATTTGTGGTGGTCACACGTTACATTTGTGGTGGTCACACGTTACATTTGTGGTGGTCACACGCTCCATTTGTGGTGGTCACACGCTCCATTTGTGGTGGTCACACGCTACTTTTGTGGTGGTCACACGTTACATTTGTGGTGGTCACACGCTACATTTGTGGTGGTCACACGTTACATTTGCGGTGGTCACACGCTACTTTTGTGGTGGTCACACGTGACATTCGTGGTGGTCAAACGCTACATTCGTGGTGGTCACACGCTACATTCGTGGTGGTCACACGCTACATTCGTGGTGGTCACACGCTACATTCGTGGTGGTCACACGCTACATTCGTGGTGGTCACACGCTACATTCGTGGTGGTCACACGCTACATTCGTGGTGGTCACACGCTACATTCGTGGTGGTCACACGCTACATTCGTGGTGGTCACACGCTACATTCGTGGTGGTCACACGTTACATTCGTGGTGGTCACACGTTACATTCGTGGTGGTCACACGCTACATTCGTGGTGGTCACACGCTACATTCGTGGTGGTCACACGTTACATTCGTGGTGGTCACACGTTACATTTGTGGTGGTCACACGTTACATTTGTGGTGGTCACACGTTACATTTGTGGTGGTCACACGCTACATTTGTGGTGGTCACACGCTACATTTGTGGTGGTCACCTGTTACATTTGTGGTGGTCACACGCTACATTTGTGGTGGTCACCTGTTACATTTGTGGTGGTCACACGCtacatgtgtgtgtgctgttGGCCAGGAGCAGACGTGACGTGTCGGGCGCAGAACGAGGCCTCCATCTTGTACGAGGCGTGTGCGAGCGGAGACGCCGCCATCGTGGAGCTGCTGCTGGAATACGGCGCCGACCCCAACGTGGCGAAACAGAGCGGGCACCTGCCCATCCACCGGGCCGCTCACAGGGGACACCTGCAGTAAATGAGAAGTCGAGTAAGAAGCACATGGTTACCTTCATTTTATTCattgctgtgtgtgtgtctgcagagTTCTGAAGATGCTCATCCCAGTAACGTCTATGGATGACATCAGCAACAGCGGAATGAGTCCACTACACTGTGCAGCAGCTGGAGAACACACGCACTGcatcaaggtgtgtgtgtgtgtgtgtgcgtgcgtgcctaATAAACATAAGTGGGTCTTCCAGCTGCTGCTGGACGAGGGCTTCGACCCAAACTACATGCTGCATCCCTGCGTGCGTCGAGGTTACGACGACGAGAGGAAGTCGGCGCTCTTCTTCGCCGTGTCCAACAACGACCTGCCGTCAGTCCGCCTGCTGCTGGAGGCCGGCGCCATGACCAACCAGGACCCCGTCAAATGTCTGCAGGTGCGAGCGACAGGAGGCCGCGTCACTGTGGGGAGGTCCACACCCACACCACACCCACATCCACATCACACCCACCTCCTTGCCTCTCATGAGTGCAGGAACAGCATGTCGGAATCCAGtctttgttcttcttcttgttagTCCAAATGGCATCTGTGTGCACACCCATTTCCGCCactaaaaatagaaatatatCTCTATCGTTGTGAGATAAAATGCcagaattatgagataaaagccgtaagtatgagataaaaagttgacaTTATGAGATGCAAAGTTATAAATATGAGATAAGagaacatttatttttatctcataattttgactttatctCACACTTATGaatgactttttatttttattttaaattcattattatgagataaaaaatcatAAGTGTGAGATAAAGTCGAAGTTGAGATAAAAAtaatttatctcataattatgagttTTTATCTAGTATTTATGACTTTGTATCTCATGCTTACGGCTTTTATCTCATAACTTTTACAAAAAGTTGAAATTCTGAGATAAAAGTCATATTCAAAATAAtttatctcataactatgactttTTGCGACtttctcataatttcaactttttatctttttgtctaataattaaaaacatttttttatcccataatcataactttttatctcattatttcaactttctagaattttgaggaccaaaATGAATTTATTCTTTTTTGGAAgaaataaaatgtggaaaaagtgaaaaaCTGTTTGAATTTGAAAGctgtattttaattattattggggAAAAACGCATCTATTTAAAGAACTTTGTTTGGAAGTTTGGAAGGGATCGCTGATGTGTTGCTGCCATCTTGTCAGGTGGCTCTGCGTTCGGGCAACTACGACTTGATGAAAGTTTTGCTGCGATACGGCGCCAACGTCAACTTCTACTCCAGGATCAACACCACGCACTTCCCCTCGGCCCTGCAGTACGCCCTCAACGATGAGGTGAGTGTCTTCTTCACAGCTGCTTTCGGGGGCTGTTTTTgtgacttttgtgtgtgtttgtcaggTGGTTCTCAGGATGCTGTGTAGCTATGGTTACCACGTGGAGCGCTGCTTCGACTGTCCCTATGGCAACGGATCCCACGTTCCGGAGGAGTACGAGGGCTGGAGTGACACGGTCATCAAAGACACGATGGTACACAAACACACCCCCAGTGCACATGAGACAcatgttgacgtgtgtgtgtgtgtgtgtgtgtcagcgcaGTTCTGCGAGGTGATCACCGTGTCCTGGCTCAAGCATCTTTCAGGTCACGTGGTCCGGGTCTTGCTGGACTATGTAGATCACGTGACCTTGTGCTGCAAGCTGAAGGCGGCGCTCATGGAGCAGCAGCAATGGAGCGACATTTGCAGGCTGCAAGGTGACACCAGGACACCGTCACCCTAAACACGATTTAGGACTTTAATATTACTTATTagagacacacacgcacgcacacacacacacacacgcacacgcacacacatcgaTCTTTGTACTCGTGTGCCAGCCTTCccaatgtgataggacagtggATGGCACATTCCGAGATCAGAAAGTGGACAAAGTATGTTTAAGTCTTGGTTTCATCAATAATGTTTTTCATCAAGCATTCAGGCctttttagggggggggggggggcaaagacCCCTAAAAAATTGCATAAACCCCCTTAattattcagtgttttttttgttttgactttTAGTTCCAACAGATGTGATATGCTTCAACTCTTGGTTCCAACAGATATATGCTTTGACTCTTGGTTCCAACTGATGTGATTTGCTTTGACTCTTGGTTCCAACAGATATATGCTTTGACTCTTGGTTCCAACAGATATTTGATTTGACTCTTGGTTCCAACTGATGTGATTTGCTTCGACTCTTGGTTCCAACAGATATATGCTTTGACTCTTGGTTCCAACAGATATATGCTTTGACTCTTGGTTCCAACAGACGTGATTTGCTTCGACTCTTGGTTCCAACGGATGCGATTTGCTTCGACTCTCGGTTCCAACAGATGTGATATGCTTAGACCCTTCGTTCCAACAGAT
Above is a genomic segment from Nerophis ophidion isolate RoL-2023_Sa linkage group LG02, RoL_Noph_v1.0, whole genome shotgun sequence containing:
- the LOC133545786 gene encoding ankyrin repeat and SOCS box protein 14-like isoform X3 translates to MEFKALVMVEDEEEDEDVQYVIQQSLQDINPHTQDAFSNTSAQCADSVAIFAAIRQAGREKLVEDLCGRKKNSFQQTDGRGWTPLHEASTQSNLTILELTYGVSGEESVERQTRSGDTALLLAVEGGLLDNVSFLLDRGARPDSQNQNQDSPLILAIRSGRADLVKLLLQRGASVNQEGLHGRRPLHEASRLGRAELVALLLEAQALLDARSRFGLTPLALAAQEAHLEAAQVLLRKGADVTCRAQNEASILYEACASGDAAIVELLLEYGADPNVAKQSGHLPIHRAAHRGHLQVLKMLIPVTSMDDISNSGMSPLHCAAAGEHTHCIKLLLDEGFDPNYMLHPCVRRGYDDERKSALFFAVSNNDLPSVRLLLEAGAMTNQDPVKCLQVALRSGNYDLMKVLLRYGANVNFYSRINTTHFPSALQYALNDEVVLRMLCSYGYHVERCFDCPYGNGSHVPEEYEGWSDTVIKDTMRSSAR
- the LOC133545786 gene encoding dynein axonemal heavy chain 12-like isoform X1; this translates as MEFKALVMVEDEEEDEDVQYVIQQSLQDINPHTQDAFSNTSAQCADSVAIFAAIRQAGREKLVEDLCGRKKNSFQQTDGRGWTPLHEASTQSNLTILELTYGVSGEESVERQTRSGDTALLLAVEGGLLDNVSFLLDRGARPDSQNQNQDSPLILAIRSGRADLVKLLLQRGASVNQEGLHGRRPLHEASRLGRAELVALLLEAQALLDARSRFGLTPLALAAQEAHLEAAQVLLRKGADVTCRAQNEASILYEACASGDAAIVELLLEYGADPNVAKQSGHLPIHRAAHRGHLQVLKMLIPVTSMDDISNSGMSPLHCAAAGEHTHCIKLLLDEGFDPNYMLHPCVRRGYDDERKSALFFAVSNNDLPSVRLLLEAGAMTNQDPVKCLQVALRSGNYDLMKVLLRYGANVNFYSRINTTHFPSALQYALNDEVVLRMLCSYGYHVERCFDCPYGNGSHVPEEYEGWSDTVIKDTMFCEVITVSWLKHLSGHVVRVLLDYVDHVTLCCKLKAALMEQQQWSDICRLQENARCLQHLCRLRIRRCLGRPRLRSPVFMSFLPLPGRLKDYVLYREYDLHG